The following DNA comes from Synechococcus sp. CC9616.
TTTACTTTAAAATCTAAATTATTACGATGGCAAATTTTATCCGATTAGTGTTAACGCTCGCCTTTCGACTGAGTTGTTGGCTGCTAATTACGTCTAATTTTGGGGTCTTTAATTTGATAATAGGTGTATTCATTGCATGTATTATTCCTTTAGGTACCTACAAGTCTCTTCAATTAAAAGCTCTCATCCCTTCAATTATTACTATCATTAAAATAATACCCAATCTAATTACTGAAACATGGCAAATTATTCGTATTAAGCGCCCAATCGATATTTTCACAGTACAACCGATGTGTCAATTTACACTTCGCGGCTCTAGATTTGCTCAATTCATTCAGGTAATTGCAATCACGTCAACACCTATGTCGATTGTTGCTGGAAATCAAGATGAAGAACATTGGATTGTTCATCTTGTGGGTGACAAGAGGAAGCAGCCATGATCGAGCCAATATTATTATTGCCAATACATTTTAGTTTTATCTTGTTAATGCTCATAGCATCATCATTATCAATTGCTGCTGTTGCGCGCTCATCCTCGTTAAGCGAGCGTATTGCCGTTGCGGGTAGCTTTAGCAATAAAATAGCACTGGTTATCCTTACGTATGGAATTTTTCGAAATGATTGGATGATTGGCAGTGTGGGCGCTGTTATTCTGATAGCAGGCGACGCGGGAATGCTTATTTTGGCCTTAACTGAATTAAAGGAGTAAAATGAGCATTCAACTTCTCAGCTCTAATGTCTTAATCATTGTCGGTCTAATTCTTTGGTTCTGGGGCACAGCCCCACTTTTGAACAAGTCACATAATCTCTTATATAAATTGCATATGTTGACAGTTGCGGATACCGTTGGATCCGTATTAATTATTACTGGACTTCTTGTTTATGCTCCTAATCAATGGCCTATTTTGGCTGTCGTGACCATTTCTTTTGTTTTGTGGAATACCATTTTTTCCTATCTCTTTGCTGTACTGACGAATCGATAAATGCCTACCAGAACTCTTTTCCTACTACCAGTTGAACTTGTGCTCCCAATTCTGGGTATTTTGTTAATACGTACACAATCTCCTATTCGTGGCCTAATTTATAGATCATTTTTGGGCTCTCTTGCAGCTCTTTTGTACGCAATATTTGGGGCCCCAGATGTTGCCTTGACAGAAGTTCTTGTCGGCACATTATTATCGTCGATTCTATATATCATCACAATACGTGCTTGCTACAGCGCAGTCATTGTTGTCTCCGAGGATTATGAGATGCCTCAAGTCCTTATGGAGCATTTAAAATCTATGTTTAGCGAATTACGCATGAATATTGTACTTCAGCCCTCAAAACTTACTCACAGTAGAGATGATTATAATCATCTATTTTCATCCAAAACACTTGCTGGATCTCCACATGCAATCTTGGATGGCAATCAACTCTGTATTGAATCACCAATTTTATTGGAAGAATTACTTGAAACCGATTATTATAGAGATAATCAGTTTTTAGATAAAATTTACTGTGTTGATTGTCAATCAGATAGTACTACTGATGAGATATCATGAAGCAAAATAATTTCTCCACAGATCTGATAAAGTCATCATTTTATCTTATTGCGATTTCATTTGTTTTTATCAGTGGTTTATTGGTTGTCCCAGAATCTACACAAAGGGATACCAATTCTATCGTCGACTATCTCGTTCAAATTGCCGATATTCCAAACTCCGTTACTGCTGTGATCCTTGGGTCTCGCCTGTTCGATACGATTGGTGAGGTGATTGTTTTTACTGTTGCTGGATTGGGAGTCAAAATACTTCTCCATTCCGAAGATTCCGAAACACGATTAGTTGGTGTTCAAGACCCTGTCATTATCAATTTGCTTGATTTTGTAGCTCTTCTGATTGGTTTCCTTGCCATTGAGCTTGCGATTCGAGGACATCTAAGTCCGGGAGGAGGTTTTGCCGCTGGTGTCGCCGGTGCCACGTCAATTACCTTATTAATGGTTAGTGGACGGCTTCAAAGGATTGAAGACTTATACAGTCGATATAATGCTGCGATTGTAGAAAAATTTGCCGTTGTTATTTTTATAGTGATAGCAATGATGAGTTTTACGTCTGTCATTTTCCCGACAAGTCCCTTCTCATTCATACCTCAGAATGTTTATATTCCGATTTTAAATGTTGTGGCTGGTCTAAAAGTGACAATCGGAGCATGGTCTGTGATTCGATTGTTTATTACTAAGCGTGGAATCATCTAGACGTGAAAGATAAAAGAAGTATCAAGCAAGATCTTTGGTACTTCGGAGATTATATGGGTGGATTCTCTGGTACGAATTACAATTATATTGTTTACCTCTCGATCGCATTACTATTGTTTGCGATTGCACTTTCAACGGAAACTGGCCTTGAGCCTGTTTTTTATCGACTTTATATCCCATATACTTATGAACTGATTGAAATTTTCTTTATCGCTGATTACGTTGGCAAAATAGCTAATACGTGGTCGCTTTATAGCTATAAACCAGTCCACTTGTTAACATCTACTCTGAAATTGCGAGCGATAGTTGACCTTTCGACCTTATTATTTTTAATTACTGACTTTCTACCAAATTCCTCGCTGCCTGTCATTTCATTGTACTTGTTGAAGGTATTGATCTTATTTTATTTTTCCGACCTAAGGGATATCATCCTTAGGGTTAAATATATAGTATTTAGTCATCCTGCAAAGACTTTTTTCCCTCTAACTCTTTTGGCCATTGTTACATATTCATTGGCAGTAATTATGTATTTAGTTGAGGGACAGATGGACCCTGATCATTTTGGATCAATATTGAAGTCGTTGTGGTTTTCGTTTGTCAGTGCAACAACAATAGGATACGGTGATGTCACACCGACCTCATTTTTAGGTCGCTTTTTATCATCTACATTTGCTTTATTTGGTATCATCTGTATTGCTATATTGACTGCTAACATAATTGACCTAAATGCTAGGTACGATGAGGAGACTTCGGATTAATACCAGCAAGCCATTTTAGTGTTGATCGGCTAACAATATAATTTTACATACGATTTTCCTGTAAATTCTATATAGCTCAGTTTGTACTTTATGAAATCGTTAAATCACATTATCGACGCATCTACTCCTTATTCAATTTTCAAGGCGTATATTTCTTCTTACTCAAAATATGTGGGCGTTTTAAAGTTTGGCTGGGGAAGCTTGTTGATTGATCCAGAATTTGAAGAAAAGAAGAGATTGCTGGATCAGTACAAGATTAAATCTACTCCGGGCGGCACACTATTTGAGTACTTTTATCAACAAAACGACTTAAATGCTTTCAGAGATTTGCTTAAACGCTGGAATTTTTGTTCAGTAGAACTAAGTCGTGGAACAATAACTATCTCAGATGTTGAATATTCAAATTTAATTAATCAATTCTCGGCTGATTTTACAGTCTACAGTGAAGTTGGTTTCAAATCTCCAGAACTCTCAGATCAAATGAGTCCATCTGATTGGATACGCAGTTGTCAATTGTCATTGGATGCAGGTGCAGAGTTCGTTATACTTGAGGCTCGCGAATCTGGTACAGCAGGAATTGTTGATAAAGATGGTATCATCAAAACTCCTCTCTTGACTCATCTTGTCAATACCATTGGTTTGGAATCAGTTTTGTTCGAAGCTCCAGTAAAAGCCTTGCAGGCGCATCTGATTAATCTTTTTGGTACAGACGTTAATCTCGGCAATATTAGTCTCCAGAGTATTTTGCCTTTACAGGCTTTGCGTCAACGACTTCGTTCCGATACGTTGGAAACATCCTTAAAGTCGGCATGATATCAGATAAATTTCAACCCTCACTGTCCTCAGGGATGTTGATCCATGTAGCGATTCCGTCCTATGAACTCGATAAGAGTTTGAACTTTTACCGGGATGTGATCGGGGCTACACCATTTCGTATTCTCGATGACCGAGTCACTTTTGGGTTTCACAACCTTCAACTTGTTTGTCATCTGACCAATCGCAATGACAATCAACCTAACAGCGGCTTTTACCCGCGTCACTTTGGGATTACGTTCATTGAGCACACTGAATATCAGCAGTTTTACGAGAGTGTGCTTGCCCAGTACGGCTCTTTCGTTTATTCTGGCTTATCTTCTCGATTTTCCGGTCGTTCCGATGAACATATGACATTTATCTTACAAGATCCATCCAGCAATTTTGTTGAATTCAAGCATTATTTGTCACCCGATTCGTCATTTTAATTTAAATGATTTACTTTGATTTCTACAAACGAATTTTTGCTTTTTTGATCTGCACGCTTGTTCTTTTAATCCCGTTTGTTTATTCTGATTCGGTGAATGCAGCTGAAATTAAATATATTGACCGAATAATTGAGCGTGGTTATCTAAAAGTTGGACTTCCTCCATATACAACTCCACCATTTTATTTCAATGAAAGCAGCGGAGAATTGGCTGGTTATGACGTAGAAATAATTAGAAATTTTGCAAATTTTTTGGATGTCGATGTTAAGTTCGACCGTGATTCAACAAGTTTTAACGATTTAGTACGACGATCTGGAGCCAATGATTTTGACATGGCCATTGGAAAGCTTGGTACTACCTATGCACGAATGTCTGATGCTCATCCTCATGAGTATATGAATTTCAGGCATTCAATTCTTGCCAAACGAAAATCAATCGCTAATCTCCAAGGAAATATTCCAGACAGTGATTTTGCGAGAGTTCTGTTAAACTCTAATATCAAACTTGGATTTATTGGGCGTTCTGCATACGATACTTACGCTAGCGCCCTATTCCCTAATGCCGAGAAAATAGGCTATGAAAATTGGGATAAATGTAAAGAGGCATTGTTTGCAGGCGAAGTGGATGGAATTTACAGAGATGCAACAGAAGTTAAAAAAATTGTTTATCAGGAGCCTGCGATCTCCCTTGATTATGTACCTGTTCTATTCGAAGATATAGTTGATCAAAAGTCAATATATTTATCAACAGAGGCTAATAACGATATGGCTTCTATTCTGGATTACTATTTATCGAAACAGGTTTCAATCAAGGACGATTCTGAAATCATTGCTGAATTTCCGGATTTCTATAAACCTAACACAGATCTTCCCTCCAAAATTTCCAAGAAAGGAGCCTCTTGATCAATGACTACATTTCCTTTTGACTTCAAGAAGTTTAAGTTGAGTTTCCTGAGCTTACGTTTATATCTGCGAAAACTTCGTACTGTTAAAGCGTTTGTCTTTTTTATCCTTCCAGCAGCTCTTATTCTAGGATTATTTCTCCCTGATGCTGCGGATACTCTCAATTCTTTTGGACTTACCTTGATCCAGTTGATATCATTTCCCGCTATTCCTTTGGTTCTTACTGCTGTTGTTATTTCAACCTATTCAATATTTTCACTTTCAAGCTCTCCTGAACAAGAATTTAAATTCACACGACGTCTTTTCCTTTCTCTGCTCGTCCTCATTGGTTTCGTATCTATATTTGCACTTATGTTATCTCTGTATCAAAAGCCAGGTGTGCTTTCTCCGGACGGGAGGCTTTCTATAGGAACATATATGTTGGATGTGACTGATATCAGGC
Coding sequences within:
- a CDS encoding monovalent cation/H(+) antiporter subunit G, whose translation is MSIQLLSSNVLIIVGLILWFWGTAPLLNKSHNLLYKLHMLTVADTVGSVLIITGLLVYAPNQWPILAVVTISFVLWNTIFSYLFAVLTNR
- a CDS encoding MnhB domain-containing protein, translating into MKQNNFSTDLIKSSFYLIAISFVFISGLLVVPESTQRDTNSIVDYLVQIADIPNSVTAVILGSRLFDTIGEVIVFTVAGLGVKILLHSEDSETRLVGVQDPVIINLLDFVALLIGFLAIELAIRGHLSPGGGFAAGVAGATSITLLMVSGRLQRIEDLYSRYNAAIVEKFAVVIFIVIAMMSFTSVIFPTSPFSFIPQNVYIPILNVVAGLKVTIGAWSVIRLFITKRGII
- a CDS encoding potassium channel family protein, which codes for MKDKRSIKQDLWYFGDYMGGFSGTNYNYIVYLSIALLLFAIALSTETGLEPVFYRLYIPYTYELIEIFFIADYVGKIANTWSLYSYKPVHLLTSTLKLRAIVDLSTLLFLITDFLPNSSLPVISLYLLKVLILFYFSDLRDIILRVKYIVFSHPAKTFFPLTLLAIVTYSLAVIMYLVEGQMDPDHFGSILKSLWFSFVSATTIGYGDVTPTSFLGRFLSSTFALFGIICIAILTANIIDLNARYDEETSD
- a CDS encoding phosphosulfolactate synthase, encoding MKSLNHIIDASTPYSIFKAYISSYSKYVGVLKFGWGSLLIDPEFEEKKRLLDQYKIKSTPGGTLFEYFYQQNDLNAFRDLLKRWNFCSVELSRGTITISDVEYSNLINQFSADFTVYSEVGFKSPELSDQMSPSDWIRSCQLSLDAGAEFVILEARESGTAGIVDKDGIIKTPLLTHLVNTIGLESVLFEAPVKALQAHLINLFGTDVNLGNISLQSILPLQALRQRLRSDTLETSLKSA
- a CDS encoding VOC family protein, producing the protein MLIHVAIPSYELDKSLNFYRDVIGATPFRILDDRVTFGFHNLQLVCHLTNRNDNQPNSGFYPRHFGITFIEHTEYQQFYESVLAQYGSFVYSGLSSRFSGRSDEHMTFILQDPSSNFVEFKHYLSPDSSF
- a CDS encoding ABC transporter substrate-binding protein, producing MNAAEIKYIDRIIERGYLKVGLPPYTTPPFYFNESSGELAGYDVEIIRNFANFLDVDVKFDRDSTSFNDLVRRSGANDFDMAIGKLGTTYARMSDAHPHEYMNFRHSILAKRKSIANLQGNIPDSDFARVLLNSNIKLGFIGRSAYDTYASALFPNAEKIGYENWDKCKEALFAGEVDGIYRDATEVKKIVYQEPAISLDYVPVLFEDIVDQKSIYLSTEANNDMASILDYYLSKQVSIKDDSEIIAEFPDFYKPNTDLPSKISKKGAS